A single window of Salvia splendens isolate huo1 chromosome 8, SspV2, whole genome shotgun sequence DNA harbors:
- the LOC121745455 gene encoding pentatricopeptide repeat-containing protein At2g17525, mitochondrial-like → MKRAGVRWDFVTFETLTHGFCSAGKTREGVEIFELMLEDRGGCGGRIACCNSISYSLYKNNDIGKALEFLDYMKNWFPQAVDRTLTILHLCEEGNTDEGRKILDEMRERGRAPSAIVYASLIQEHCKKGCMREAVELVNEMTGLWYFPVASTFNALISGFCKQGRAGIAVRLMDDLKTRGCLLDSESYGVVVEALWAEGDLQHVFVMLMQMMERGIAPNQDTWNLLIRVAMEGKSENRLLQTEYMTKLDLLIH, encoded by the coding sequence ATGAAAAGGGCCGGCGTTCGTTGGGACTTTGTCACGTTTGAGACACTGACACACGGGTTCTGCTCAGCTGGGAAGACTCGTGAGGGAGTAGAGATCTTCGAGCTTATGCTTGAGGATAGAGGCGGCTGTGGTGGAAGAATCGCGTGTTGCAATAGCATCTCATACTCTTTGTACAAGAACAACGACATTGGTAAAGCACTTGAGTTTCTCGACTACATGAAAAACTGGTTCCCTCAAGCTGTGGATCGCACTCTTACGATCCTGCACCTATGCGAAGAGGGAAACACAGACGAAGGTAGGAAAATTCTCGATGAGATGAGAGAGAGGGGCAGGGCTCCAAGTGCTATAGTGTATGCTAGTTTGATTCAGGAACACTGCAAGAAAGGGTGCATGAGGGAGGCAGTTGAGCTCGTGAACGAGATGACAGGGCTCTGGTATTTTCCCGTTGCATCGACTTTTAATGCCTTGATCAGTGGGTTCTGCAAGCAGGGAAGAGCTGGGATTGCAGTGAGGCTGATGGATGACTTGAAGACGAGAGGCTGCCTGCTCGATTCGGAGAGCTATGGAGTCGTGGTCGAGGCGTTGTGGGCTGAAGGGGACTTGCAACATGTTTTTGTGATGCTTATGCAGATGATGGAAAGAGGCATTGCTCCAAATCAAGATACATGGAATTTGTTGATTAGGGTTGCTATGGAAGGGAAATCTGAGAATAGATTGTTGCAGACAGAATATATGACTAAATTAGATTTATTGATTCATTAA